A genomic region of Dehalococcoidales bacterium contains the following coding sequences:
- a CDS encoding GNAT family N-acetyltransferase has protein sequence MKYEFRPVTEEDFPLLHWWHNQPWVADNWDGPRTLAQVTMRQQGKMSSARDFAFSVCCDGRPIGYIQCQDCFEFGGGWWLGESPGTWGIDTYIGEEDFLGKGHGSAYIRQFVDGLFRERGAKKVIVDPHPDNARGIRAYEKAGFRPVKEIDTPDGRALLMEIYREDDR, from the coding sequence ATGAAGTATGAATTCCGGCCGGTAACCGAAGAGGACTTCCCGCTATTGCACTGGTGGCACAACCAGCCGTGGGTGGCCGACAACTGGGATGGGCCGCGAACACTGGCACAGGTGACCATGAGACAGCAGGGAAAGATGTCGTCAGCCAGGGATTTTGCCTTTAGCGTCTGCTGTGATGGCAGGCCAATCGGCTACATACAGTGTCAGGACTGCTTCGAGTTCGGTGGTGGCTGGTGGCTTGGCGAGTCGCCCGGGACGTGGGGTATTGATACGTATATCGGGGAGGAGGACTTCCTCGGGAAAGGACACGGTAGTGCCTATATCAGGCAGTTCGTTGACGGGCTGTTTCGGGAGCGAGGGGCGAAGAAGGTCATCGTCGACCCCCACCCGGACAACGCCCGCGGCATCCGGGCGTATGAGAAGGCCGGATTCAGACCTGTGAAGGAGATAGACACACCGGATGGCAGGGCACTGCTGATGGAGATATACCGGGAAGACGACAGATGA
- a CDS encoding NDP-sugar synthase produces MKAVILVGGQATRLRPLTTNTPKAMVPILNTPFLEHVFRHLHRHRVSDIILAQHHLAGPIEDYLGDGGRFGVRVTYVIEESPRGTAGAIRNVERYLDETFLVLNGDIFTDLDITAMVDLHRQRGAVATIALTPVEDPTAYGLIETDVRGGVMRFLEKPDWSQVTTNMINAGTYVLEPEVLARIPPERQVSIERETFPLLVDGGEPVYAYPSSGYWMDMGTPEKYLQLHRDLLGGRSTWHSLASPEEVRTGERCNIHPTAQIKEPAVIGDGCSIGPGVKLVGPVVVGDGCTIGEGSVVEDSVLWWQVSLGERVVVRNSAVANDCRLESGSSIDGSVLGDHVTVAPGSRLETGSRIEPGTAV; encoded by the coding sequence ATGAAGGCAGTCATTCTGGTGGGCGGTCAGGCAACCCGCCTCCGTCCTCTAACCACCAATACGCCCAAGGCGATGGTCCCTATCCTCAATACGCCCTTTCTGGAGCACGTCTTCCGCCATCTGCACCGCCACCGGGTGAGTGACATTATCCTGGCGCAGCACCATCTCGCTGGGCCGATTGAAGACTACCTCGGTGACGGCGGCCGGTTCGGGGTAAGGGTCACCTACGTGATTGAGGAAAGCCCGCGGGGTACAGCCGGCGCTATCAGGAATGTCGAGAGGTACCTGGACGAGACTTTCCTGGTACTCAACGGAGACATCTTCACGGACCTGGACATCACTGCCATGGTGGACCTTCACCGGCAGCGTGGTGCGGTGGCGACGATTGCCCTGACCCCGGTGGAGGACCCTACTGCTTACGGGCTGATTGAGACCGACGTCCGGGGCGGAGTTATGCGCTTTCTGGAGAAACCGGACTGGAGCCAGGTGACCACAAACATGATAAACGCCGGTACCTATGTCCTTGAACCGGAGGTGCTGGCCCGGATACCACCGGAACGGCAGGTCAGCATCGAGCGGGAGACCTTCCCGTTGCTGGTGGATGGCGGTGAGCCGGTGTATGCCTATCCCTCGTCCGGGTACTGGATGGACATGGGCACTCCGGAGAAGTATCTTCAGCTTCACCGGGACCTGCTTGGCGGCAGGAGCACCTGGCACTCGCTGGCATCGCCGGAGGAAGTGCGTACCGGCGAGCGGTGCAATATCCATCCCACCGCACAGATAAAGGAGCCGGCCGTCATCGGTGACGGCTGCTCCATCGGTCCGGGTGTTAAGCTGGTCGGGCCGGTGGTTGTCGGGGACGGCTGCACTATTGGTGAGGGTAGCGTTGTCGAGGACTCCGTGCTGTGGTGGCAGGTATCGCTGGGAGAGAGGGTGGTTGTGAGGAACTCGGCGGTGGCCAATGACTGCCGTCTCGAATCCGGCAGCAGCATCGATGGCTCGGTGCTGGGCGACCATGTCACGGTGGCGCCGGGGAGCAGGCTTGAGACGGGAAGCCGGATTGAGCCGGGGACGGCTGTGTAG